One window from the genome of Eucalyptus grandis isolate ANBG69807.140 chromosome 7, ASM1654582v1, whole genome shotgun sequence encodes:
- the LOC104453571 gene encoding indole-3-acetic acid-amido synthetase GH3.17, whose protein sequence is MLLSYDPNDSEAGLKLLEDLTTDANQIQGQVLKEILMQNARTDYLSSFLDGHVDKELFKKKVPVVNYEDVKPYIERIANGERSDIISSQPITELLTSSGTSGGQPKMMPSTAEDLDRKTFFYNLLVPVMNKYVDGLDQGKGMYLLFIKPEISTPSGLKARPVLTSYYKSNNFRNRPYNRYNVYTSPDETILCSDSKQSMYCQLLCGLVQRDEVRRVGAVFASAFLRAIKFLEDYWKELCSNIRTGQISDWITDPGCRSSVSSILRKPDPDLANSIEKECVGESWEGIIKRIWPRTKYIEVIVTGSMAQYIPTLEFYSGGLPLISTMYASSECFFGINFKPLSKPSDVSYTLLPNMAYFEFLPVEKSHSETTEEAQCNGNSGSHSVKETVDLVDVKLGQYYELIVTTFTGLYRYRVGDILMVTGFYNNAPQFRFVQRQNVVLSIDTDKTSEEDLLKAVTEAKKLLEPLGFLLTEYTSYPDTSSLPGRYVLFWELKAKGNNIVINELKGLSGEIMEECCSRVEESLDYVYRRCRAKDKSIGALEIRVVRHGTFDALMDYCLSQGSSVNQYKTPRCIKSDDALKILDSRVTGRFFSKKVPFWEPYKMEGYAAK, encoded by the exons ATGTTGCTTAGCTATGACCCAAACGACAGCGAAGCCGGCCTGAAGCTTCTGGAGGATCTCACCACGGATGCAAATCAGATTCAGGGACAGGTGTTGAAGGAGATCCTGATGCAGAATGCTCGGACGGATTACCTCAGCAGCTTCCTGGACGGCCATGTCGATAAGGAACTCTTCAAGAAGAAAGTGCCCGTGGTGAATTATGAGGACGTCAAGCCATACATCGAGAGGATCGCCAATGGGGAACGATCCGATATCATTTCATCCCAACCGATCACTGAGCTATTGACCAG CTCGGGAACCTCAGGCGGGCAGCCTAAAATGATGCCTTCAACTGCAGAAGACCTGGATCGAAAGACATTCTTTTACAACCTCCTCGTGCCCGTGATGAACAA GTATGTCGATGGATTGGACCAAGGAAAGGGGATGTACCTTCTATTTATCAAGCCAGAGATCAGTACTCCCTCCGGTTTAAAGGCAAGACCCGTCTTGACGAGTTACTACAAGAGCAACAACTTCAGGAATAGGCCTTACAACAGGTACAATGTATACACTAGCCCTGATGAGACTATTTTGTGTTCCGACAGCAAACAAAGCATGTACTGCCAATTGCTTTGTGGATTGGTACAACGGGACGAGGTTCGTAGAGTGGGGGCGGTATTCGCATCCGCTTTCTTGAGGGCCATCAAGTTCTTGGAAGACTATTGGAAAGAATTGTGTTCAAACATCAGAACAGGTCAAATCAGTGATTGGATCACAGACCCGGGTTGCAGGAGCTCTGTCTCCTCGATCCTCAGAAAGCCTGATCCGGATTTAGCCAATTCAATTGAGAAAGAGTGCGTAGGAGAATCTTGGGAAGGCATAATTAAGAGGATCTGGCCTAGAACAAAGTACATTGAGGTCATAGTTACAGGCTCTATGGCCCAATACATCCCAACTCTTGAGTTTTACAGTGGTGGGCTCCCTCTGATCTCCACAATGTATGCCTCTTCAGAGTGCTTCTTCGGGATCAACTTCAAGCCACTAAGTAAGCCTTCGGATGTCTCGTACACCCTCCTACCAAACATGGCCTACTTTGAGTTCTTGCCTGTAGAGAAAAGCCACAGCGAAACGACTGAAGAGGCTCAATGCAACGGCAATTCTGGTTCACATTCTGTAAAAGAGACCGTTGATCTCGTGGATGTGAAGCTCGGTCAGTATTATGAGCTCATAGTCACAACCTTTACGG GCCTATACAGGTATAGGGTTGGCGACATCCTAATGGTGACCGGATTCTACAACAATGCCCCCCAGTTCCGGTTCGTGCAACGGCAGAATGTCGTCCTGAGCATCGACACTGACAAGACCAGCGAGGAGGACCTGCTCAAGGCAGTCACGGAAGCAAAGAAGCTGCTGGAGCCACTCGGGTTCCTGCTGACCGAGTACACGAGCTACCCCGACACATCATCACTGCCGGGCCGCTACGTGCTCTTTTGGGAGCTCAAGGCCAAGGGCAACAACATTGTCATCAACGAGCTCAAGGGGCTCAGCGGTGAGATCATGGAGGAGTGTTGCTCAAGGGTCGAGGAGTCGCTGGACTACGTGTACCGGCGGTGCCGGGCCAAGGACAAGTCAATCGGGGCATTGGAGATTAGGGTGGTGAGGCACGGGACATTTGATGCGCTGATGGACTACTGTTTGTCACAGGGGTCCTCAGTGAACCAGTACAAGACGCCCAGGTGCATAAAATCGGATGATGCCCTAAAGATCTTGGACTCGAGGGTGACGGGGAGGTTCTTCAGCAAGAAGGTCCCTTTCTGGGAGCCTTACAAGATGGAGGGTTATGCCGCCAAGTGA